In Anaerobranca californiensis DSM 14826, the DNA window ATTAGCCTTTCCCAATACTACCCACATAGGGGGTGGGGAAGGTAAGGGAGTTAACTTTTCTCCAATCCCCTGGGCTAGTTGAGTGCCACCTTTTATAAAAAATGGTACATCTGCACCTAAGTTTAATCCAATTTTTTCTAAAGTATCATCATCTAATCCTAAATTCCACATTTTATTAAGGCCTTTTAAAGTGGCAGCACAATCACTGCTTCCGCCCCCCAAACCTGCTGCCACAGGTATATTTTTCTCAATATGTATCTTTACATTTTTATCAATATTACAATATCTTTTTAGCTCTTCCACTGCTTTATATACTAAGTTACCTTGACCTTCCGGGACAAAAGGGTGATTACAGATTATTTGGGTTTCTTCACTTTCTTCTATATGAAGAATATCTGCTAACTCTAAAGTTTGCATTATCATTTCTACTTGGTGATAGCCATCGGGCCTTTTATATAAAACATCTAATGTTAAATTTATTTTTGCCTTTGCTTTCAACTCCATAATTATGCCCCTTTCTTCTCATCCTATACTAAAGGTTAGACTTCACTCTTTTTCTATTATACCAAAAACAATAAATCTTTCATTAATATTAATTTATCTTTTAAAATAAAATATCTCATAAAAAAATAACCTCCTAGGCAAGAAATGGAGGTTACACTATTTTTTCTATTTTCTCCTGTTTTTCCTGTAAAGCTTTTAAAGCTATATCTTTACATAATTGTAGTTTTTCATAAAATACCACTATTAAGTCGTTATTATCTGCCAGTTCCACTGCTTTTTTCACTGCTTGATCTTCTTCCTTTATAATTAAGATCTGCCCTTCATCAACTTTTTTAGCTAACAATCCTTCTTTAAATAATTGGGCCACTTCACCTGGTTTTCTCCCCCTTAAATCTTCATCTTCTTTAATTATAAATATATTACCATAATCTGAGGCTAGTTTACCCATTTCTACATATTGCCTATTTTCCCTATCACCAGGTGCACCTAAAACTAAAATCATTTTTCGGTATTTTAATGATTTGGCAAATTTTAATACATTTAAATAACCATCTTGATTATGGCCATAATCCAACAATACCGTTATGCCCTTTTCTTGATAAATATTTAGCCTTCCTGGATTATGAATATTATTATCAAAACTTTGTAAGCCTTTAATAATTTCTTTCTTCTCGGTATTAAGGGCTATACATGCACCAATAGCTGCTAAAGCATTTTGTACATTATGTAAAGCTTTCCCTTTAATAGTAAATGGAACTTTATTTAATAAAATTATCGGATATGAAATGTCTCCTACTGCATAGTAAACTATATTATCTTTACAAAAAACCCCTTTTCCCCCTATTGCTAAATGTCGTGTAAAGTATCTATTTTTTTCGGGATTTAAAGTAAAATAAATTACTTGAGCTTTTTTATTTACCTTTGCCATTTTTCTAACATAACAATCATCGGCATTTAACACTAAATAACCGTTATCTTTAACTGCTTCTACAACCAAAGACTTTACAAAAAATAAATCATCTAAAGTGTAAATACCATCTTGACCTAAATGGTCATCTGTTATATTGGTAACTACAGCTACATCAGCTAAATCATAACCTAAGCCCCTCTTAATAATTCCTCCCCTAGCAGTTTCTAGTACTGCCACCTCTACTGAGGGGTCATCTAAGACTACTTGAGCACTAATAGGTCCTGTATTATCCCCTTCCATTACCATATAGTCATCTATAAAAACTCCGTCAGTAGTAGTCATCCCTACCCGGAAACCACATTGACGTATAATGTGACTTATTAATCTGGTAGTCGTTGTTTTTCCATTAGTCCCTGTTATAGAAATTATTGGGATTGAAGTGGGAGAACCTTCTGGAAAGAGATAGTCTACAATTTTTTCTCCTACCTGCCTAGCAGTTCCCACACTAGGATAAAGATGCATTCTTATCCCAGGTGACGCATTGACTTCTATCACTGCCCCGTTAGTTTTTGTCAAAGGTTTTGCAATATCTTCTGTTACCAAGTCTATGCCGGCAATATCTAATCCAACAATTTTGCCTATTCTTTTTGCTAACAATACATTTTCATAGTGAATATCGTCTGTGACATCTATTGCTATTCCCCCTGTACTAATATTGGCATTTTCCCTTAAAAAAACCTTCTCCCCTTTAGCTGGTATATAATTTAAACTTTTCTTTTGTTTTGCCAAAACCATTTTTACAACAGGGTCAATTTTAATTTTTGTCAAAGGTTTATCATGGTTTTCGCCCCGCAAAGGATTTTGATTTTCCAAATCTATTAACTCCTTTATAGTATGACAGCCTGTTCCTATAACGTGGGCAGGTAATCTTTCAGCAACTGCTACCACTTCACCATTGACTACTAATATTCGGTAATGTTTACCGGTTATATATTTTTCTACCATGATTTTATTACTATAAATTCGAGCTAATTTATATGCTTTGCGAATTTCACTATCTGTTTGTAAATTTAATGTAACACCTTTTCCTTGATTACCATCACAAGGTTTAATAACAACAGGTAATCCTATATTCTTAGCAACTTCCAATGCTTGTTCTTCAGTATAAACTATTTGTCCTAAGGGTACATTAATGCCACTTTTTTCTAATATTTTTTTAGTTAAAGTTTTATCACAAGCTATATCTACACCGAGGGCAGTTGTAAAGGAGCTGATAGTTGCATTAACCCTTTTTAAATATTTACCTGTACCTAACTGGAGCATACTAGTTTCAGTATCTAACCTTTTTACTGGGATTTTCTTATTTTTAGCACTCATATAAATAGCCATAGTACTAGGGCCTAACTCAATATTGCTTTTAATCTTCTGCAATTTAACTAACTCTTTTTGTAAATTTACCTTTTTATTTTCTATAATATTTTTAACTAATTTAACGGCACATTCAGCTACTTTTGTACCTAACTGGTAGTAAGGACATTCAAAAACAATAAAATATTGATTAGGTTCTTTTATAACCCTCGTTTTACCAAACCTTAAGTTATACTCTAATAGTTTTAAAATTTCTAAACAAACATGTTCAATTACATGTCCAAAAAAAGTTCCTTCTTCTAGTCTTTTTTTAAATCCCTTTGCCTTTGATATTCCACATTGATGTTCTGCAATACCTGGTAAAATTTCTAAAAGCTTTTCATTAAAACCTTTTATTTCTTTACTCTCCCGCTGTCCATATTTACCTAAATCTATTTCTAAATATAGAACTGGTTTATGAGCATAAATATTCCTTCCGTTATAATGTTTGATTTGTAAAATTTCCACAAGTCATCCTCCTAATTAATAAGGGGCTTTCTTTTTTTTAAATCAAAACCATAACCTTGGGGTAATATATGTACTAATATATCCGTTATTGCTAAAGGTTGATGGGGTTTTAATTCTGAAACATTTGTAAAGGTTGATCCTTGGGCATCTACAATGGTTATTGTCTGAGAACCTATAACCCTTAATTTTGCAGTGCTATCTATTACTACTGCTGTATCTTCATCTATCCCTATCCCCAAAATGTAAGGGTTTTGGGCAACGGCAGCTAATAATCTACCCAGCCTTCCCCTTTGAGCAAAATGCTGATCTATTACCACTTGATTGACCAAAGCCATCCCAGGTGCCATGTTGAGGATCCCCAGTTGTGGGGTAGCCTCACCATTACCTCCTATTATCATCGTAGCACTCATGGCAGCAGCACCGGCACTGGTTCCTGCAATAACTATCCCGTTCTTATAGGCTTTTTGTAAAGAGTGATTAACTGGCGTCCCCCCTAAGATACTAGTAATTCTCAACTGATCTCCACCGGTAAAAAATATCCCTGTAGCTTCTTCGATGATTTTTTGGACTCTAGCACAAAATGCATCTTTTCTCGAATCTATTTTAATTATTTCCACTTCTGCTACCCCAATTTTTTTAAAAATATTAATATATTGTTCTCCCATTTTTTCTGGTTCTTCCGTTGCAGTAGGCATTATTACAATTTTCCCATCTTTTCCACCAGCTAACTTTACAAACTCTTTTAATATAATACATTCCCCTTCTTTATCTTCTGCTCCTCCAATTATTAATAAATTCCCTTCTACCTTTTCCATATAAATCACTCCCATAAAAACCCTCTTGTTTCTATTATTTGCCAAGTTTATAGTTAATTATTCATTACTATTGGGAAGACTTTTTAAAATAAAAAAAAGTGCCAAAGGCACTTTTTTTAGCCACATTTAGAATAACCACAGTTAGTGCAAATTATGCATCCACTTTCAAACCTTATAGGTTTTCCACATTCTGGACAAGAAGGTTTTTCCTTTTTACTTTCTTCGTTAAGGGAAGTTGCTGTAATTTCTTCTTTTACTCTATATTGTTCTTTTTTCAAACTACCGATTTTCTTAATTGCCCTGGAAATAGCATCTGGACAAGAAGTTACATTTATTCCAGGTCTTCTAATACATGCTGGGCATCTTATCCCCCTTAATTGTTCAATGATTGTTTCTTCTGAAATTCCTGACCTTAAAGCGATAGATATCAATCTACTAGTGGCCTCTGATTGGGATGCACAACCCCCATCTCTACCTGTATTAGTAAAAACTTCACAAATTCCATACTCATCAGAGTTAACACTAATGTACAAATTACCACAACCTATTTTTACCTTTTCTGTGGTACCAACAGTAATATCTGGTCTAGGTCTTGGTACTATTGAATTAACGGGAAAAACCTCTCCTTTACTAACCCCTTCTTTTTCCTTATTATCAACTTTAGATAAAACCTGACTATCTCTACTTCCATCTCTGTAAACTGTTACCCCTTTACATTTTAACTTATAACTTAACATAAATACTTCTTTGACATCTTCTCTAGTGGCGTCATAAGGGAAATTAACAGTTTTAGAAACGGCATTATCAGTATATTTTTGGAAAGCACTCTGAATTTCCACATGCCACTGGGGACTAATATCATGGGCTGTCACAAAAATTTTCTGAACATCTACAGGTATTTCCTTTAACCCTTGAATACTACCCTTTTGAGCTATTTTTTCCATTAATTCTTCACTATAAAAGCCCCTTGCCTTTGCCACCTCTTCAAATAAAGGATGGACTTCTAATAACTCTTCATTATCTAAAATAGTTCTTTTATAACAAAGGGCGAAAATAGGTTCAATACCACTAGATACCCCTGCTATCATACTTATAGTTCCTGTAGGTGCTATAGTAGTGGTAGTAGCATTTCTTAAAGCTTTATATCCCATATCAGGATAAATACTGAGATGGAAGTTAGGGAAGGAACCCCTTTCTTCTGCTAACTTTTCTGAGGCCATTTTCGACTCTTTTTGGATAAATTCCATTAACTGTTCCGCAACTTTTACCCCTTTTTCACTGTTATAAGGGATTCCTAGTTTGATCAAACAATCGGCAAAGCCCATAACTCCTAATCCAATTTTTCTATTGCCATGTACCATCTCGGTAATTTCTTTTAATGGATAAACTCCCATATCTATTACATTATCTAAAAATCTAACTGAAAGATGAACAATATCTTTTAAATAATTATAATCAATTTCCCCATCTCTAACTACTTTAGCTAAATTTATAGACCCTAAATTACAGGCTTCGTATGGCAGTAAAGGCTGTTCTCCACAGGGATTAGTGCTTTCAATTTCCCCTAAAAGGGGTGTAGGATTCTTCTCATTTATTCTGTCTAAAAATACAATACCAGGCTCCCCGCTTTTCCAGGCAGAATCTACTATTAAATCGAAAACTTCCCTGGCTCTAAGGGATTTGACTTTTTCTTTATTCCTAGGATTAATTAAGTCATAATGTTCATCCTTTTCCACTGCTTCCATAAATTTTTCTGTAATACCTACAGATAAATTGAAATTGGTCAATTCTTCATTATTCTGTTTAACTGTTATAAATTCTAAAATATCAGGATGATCTACCCGAAGTATTCCCATATTTGCTCCTCTACGGGTACCCCCCTGTTTTACTGCTTCTGTAGCTGCATTAAATACTTTCATAAAGGAAATAGGACCACTGGCGACGCCCCCTGTAGTTAATACCCGATCTTTCTGTGGTCTTATCCGGGAAAATGAAAATCCTGTACCACCACCGCTTTTATGTATTAATGCCGCATTCTTAATAGTTTCAAATATACTCTCCATAGAATCTTCTACTGGCAAAACGAAACATGCAGCTAGTTGTTGTAACTCCCTGCCAGCATTCATCAATGTAGGTGAGTTTGGCAAAAATGCTAAACTAATCATAAGTTCATAAAATTTTTCTGCTATTTCCCTAATTTCTTCATCATTTTTACCGTATTTTTTTTCTGCTTCACTAATATTTAAGGCTACCCTTTTAAACATGTCTTCAGGTGTTTCAATAACTTTGCCACCTTCTTTTTTTAAGTATCTTCTTTCTAACACTGTTAGAGCATTTGCTGACAACTGAGCTTTCCCTTTCAAAACCATCCCTCCATACTAAATGTAGTGTTAAATAAGATTATAAACCACAATATATAGTATTTCAATAGAAATTTCTATTAATATAAAAATAAAATTTTTAGTCAAATGTATCTATCCCTCATATACTATAAAAAGGAGGTTATTGCTATGTCTAAAATTATTATAAGTTTAAATGATAAAAAGCTATACTTTTATGTTAACAATCTCTTACAAGGTGTGTATCCTATATCTATTGGAAAACCGGAAACTCCTACACCTATCGGAGAATTTACTGTAATTGAAAAAACTGTTAATCCAGGGGGAGGATTAGGAACTAGATGGTTAGGATTTACTAGGGAAAAACATGGAATTCACGGAACAAATAATCCTTCTACTATTGGTAAAGCTGTGTCAGCAGGTTGTGTACGAATGTACAACCATCATATTGAAGCTATTTATCCATATGTTCCCATTGGAACACCAATAATTATTAAAGATTTTTATCAGGATCCAAATGTTAGTTACTTCGATGATTTTTATTATCATTCCACAAATAAATATTATACTGTAAAGGCTGGAGATAGTTTATGGAAAATAGGCCAAAAATACGGCACAACTGTTCATGGGTTAAAAAAAGCCAATAACTTAAATTCAGACTTAATATTTCCTGGGCAAACCCTTATAATACCTTAAAAAAAAGACAGCCTTTCCGCTGTCTTTTTTTATTGCCCCTTTATTTCCCTACAAACATTTGGGTAAACATAATCCCATAGGGACCCCCTTCAACAATTCCTATACCTATATGGGTGAAGTTGGGATTCAATATGTTTGCCCTATGACCTGGGGAGTTCATCAAATTGGTATGAGCTCTAATTACACTGGGAGAACCTGCTAGATTTTCACCAGCAGTCCTAAAGGATATGCCAAAACTTCTCATCATATCAAAGGGACTACCATATACCGGCGAATTATGGGCAAAATATTTATTTACAATCATATCTTGACTTTTTAGTCTGGCTACCATAACGATGTTTTGGTCCATTATTAAAGGCTTTAATCCATGCCTTACCCTTTCTTGGTTAACCAATTCTAGCATTTCAAGTTCCATCTGCTGTTGCTTAGTTTGTTGTTGTGGTGGTTGTTGTGATGGTAATTGCTGTTGTTGTGGCTGTGGCATTTCCTTTGTTGATGGAATAAGCAATCTTTGATCAATGTATATTATGTGATTGGATAAACCATTAGTTTCCATAATAGCACTTACTGTAGTGTTAAACCGTTGAGCTAATAAAAATAAAGTATCTCCCCTTTGAACTGTATAAACTATAACATTTTTAGAATCAACCTTTAATAAATTTTTTATAGTGTTTTTAGTCTGTCTACCTACTATACCATCGACAAGTAAGTTGTTTTGTTGTTGAAACAGAAGGACGGCACTTTTTGTTAAATTGCCAAATATTCCATCTATCGGCCCAGGATTAAAACCTAACTGTGCTAAATCCCGTTGAAGGAATTGAACACTTTCTCCTACACTGCCAAACCTTAACAGCTCATTAGTATCTAAATAGGCTAATGAAATAGTAGGTATATTGAACAAAAAAAGACAAATTACTAAAATACTTATTAACTTTTTAATAATAATCCCTCCTTACTTTTTGTTAACATAATTCTACATAAAAGTCGGTAGGGATGTAAATGGTAATATTTACTGATAAATTTTTCTCTTAATATCCCAAAGCCCTTTCCCAGCACCCCTTGTATTTATTATTTATAATTTTAGAAGGTGTGGTTAATCACACCTTCTAAAATCTTAACCTTTTGGTTTGGGAACACATGGAATTATTATCTTTTGACCCGGGAAAATCAAATTAGGATCTAAAATGGTATCTTTGTTTGCATTAATAAGATCATTTAGACTTATACCAAAACGTTTAGCTATTTTGAATAAGGTGTCCCCTGGTTGCACCACATATATTATATAGCTAGCATCAGGAGGGCATAAATCATGGTCTGGAATATTTACATCAGTTACCACTTCAATTTGTCCCGTTTCTGTAACTTTGACGAACAATTCAAGAACCGCTGTTTGCCTTCCACTTAAACCATTATCATAAAGATCAATTTTTGTATATTCTACTCTAGGGGTAACATCAACATTCATACCTGGTCTTACACCCTCAATATGAATAAAGTGGGTAAATGGTTCTGATGGTAAAGTTAATTCTTTCAATACATTAGTCTCTTCATCTACATAAAATACTTGTTTATCTAATTCACCTTTAATTATCACTTTATTATCAATAGGTTTAACTTCAGTAATATTTACACTAGCTACTATATTGGCTATTTTTTTGGCAGGTTTAGGGAATTTAACTTCTGCTGTAATATTGAGTTGTTCTGTTCCTTCCCCTACTACATTTTCCACTTTGAATAATTCTTTATATACGTCTACTCCAGTAGCTCCTACCACAACCTCTATTTGGACTGTTTCTGTTACCTTTACAAACAACTCTATGACTGCAGTTTGCCTAGCAATACTTCTATCATTACTGTCAATAATATGATCTATAAATTCCACTCTAGGATATATTTGGACATTCATTCCTGGTCGTGCACCGGGAATATCAATGAATTGGGTAAATTTCTCATCTATAGATTTTTCTTTTACTATACCTTTTCTTTCTTCCACATAGTAAATTTGTTTATGGAGAATTCCTTCAATAATTACCTTATCTTCTATTACTCTAGCAGTTACATCTTTAAAGGTGCTATCTACTGTTGCTATTTTTTTCACTGGGTCAGGAAATTCTACATCAGAAATTACAGATGTTTGAACTGTTCCTTCTCCAATAACGTTTTGTACTTTTACCAATTCTTTATAAGGTGTGATATGTGCTCCTATAATATCAGTTACTACCTCAAGCTGTACTGTTTCTGTTACTTTTACAAATATTTCTAGGATTGCTGTTTGCTTAACTTTAGTTTTATATCCTGGGTGGTGACCAGATTGCAAAACTACTTCCTCTTCTTCCCGATACTTCTTACTAGGTATAATTTCAAACCTCACATCCTCTACTCTAACTTTAACTTGGGCGTGATTTCCTGGATACGCTCCATTGATGTGAACAAATTGAGTAAACTTCTCTGGTGGTAATGTTTCTGAATAAACAATATCATCTTCTCCTACATAATAAACCTGTTTGACAATAACCCCTTCTACAATAACTTTATCTTCAATAACAGTAGTTTTTATTTGGTCTGCAGGGATTGTTACTTCTGGAGTTAAAAATCTTTTAACACGTCTTGGTAAGTTAAAGTCTCGAACAACGGAAAATTGTTTTTTATCTTCTCCAATAACATAATCAAGTTTCAATAGTTCTTTTATTACTTCAACTTTAGGCTTTTTGCCATCATAATAAGTCATTTTTTATCCTCCTCTCTCTTTTTACCTTATACATATTCCTTCTCATTCTATGAATATGCTATAAATGTCTAATATGTGTTAGTTTTTTTAAAAAAGTAAATATTTTTTAAAGTAAATTTTCCCTAATTTCTAGATATGCCTTATACCCTAAATCTATCAATTCCTTTGTTTTATTAAAATTTCCTAAATGTACTGTTGGAATATTAGGTCTAATTACTATATCTGGTACAACTGAGTATTTACTATTATCTACTGCAACAGTTATTACTCTACTACCCAAATCAATTATTCCTAAAGGTTTACTATCAAAGGGAGGTCTTTTTGTAACTTCTACAGATATTATTTTTTTACAACCTATTTTACGAACTAAGAATACTGGTATATTATTAGTTAAACCTCCATCAATAAAATACCCTTCTTGGTAATTCACTCCTCTGTAAACTAAAGGAATTGAAATACTTGCCCGTATAGCTAAATATAATGGTATTTCTGATATAACTAATCCTTCAAAATCCCTAAAGGCCTGTGGCACATTAGTAAATATAGTATCTAAACCTGTATTTATATCTACAGCAGTAATTGCTAAAGGAGTTTTAACATTAGAAATATTTTCTTCACCAAAAATTTGTTTAATAATTCTTGTCAATCTTTCTCCCTTTAATAAACTCCAATAGTTAGTATTTTCTAGACTAAAATTACCTAATAACAAACCAAAATACCCTTTAATAATTGACCAAATATTTATCCTTATATCTAAAATATCTTTTTGATTCAATGTATTTACTACTTCTATTAAATCCTTATAATCCTTCCCTTTAGCAACGGCTGCTGCCATAATAGCTCCTACACTACTTCCACTAACAGCACTAATTGGGATATTATCTCTTTGAAAACCTTTTATAACACCTATATGGGCAATTCCCCTTTGCCCCCCACCACTAAAACTTACCCCCACATATTTATCACCTCTCTTTACATAATATTCAAGTTTCCTAAAAATGTGCAAAAAATAAAACCCCCTATTAGCGGTTTTACCACAAAGGAGGTTTTATTTTTTTAAGAAACTGAAAAGGGAATCTTTTTATCATCATTACTATAAACAGTTAGTTCTACTGTTTCTGTCAATATATCAGCATATGAAAATGAAAGTCTTCTTTGATAATTTTCTTCACTTACTAATACTAAAAAATGTGAGGGGTAAATTTGTTCAAGAACCCCTGTCCTTTCCATCGTTTTTTTCCTTCCTCGATTAGCCCTTAAAGAGATCTTTTTACCCAAGTAACCTTCTAAATCATGCTTAATAGTGGCCAAGGTGGTTTTATTAGCCAAGGACATCACCCCATAAATTAATTTTAGTTTATTCTAACATTTCTGAGGTTTTTTGTCAAGAAAATAAATATTATAACAGGTGATATAAACTTTTGTCAAGAAAAAATTTTAAGATTCCATTAACTACCCCTTCAGCCACCTTAACAATATTTTCTTCTTTAATAATTATCTGTTCTTCCACTGGATTAGTAATAAATAAAGGCTCAATTAAAGCCGCTGGCATTTTAGTTTCCCTAATACATAAAAATTAGCCTGTTTTACCCCTCTGTTTCTTCTTTGCAATTTTTCCAACAGTTGTGATTGTAATAAAATAGCTAGCTTTTCACTACCCTTTGTCCCTTGGCTAGACCAATATGTTTCAGTTCTATTAGCCTTTGGATCGCTAAATCCGTTATAGTGGACACTTGTAACTCTTTGTCATAATTTTTATCAATTAATATTTTAATAAAAGTTTGATTATTATTTTTTTCTATATTTATTTTTTCAATACCATTCATTAAATTTCCCCCCTTAGATTGAATACGGGGACTTAGGCAATCCCCTTCTGAATTTGCCTCGACTTTCTACTCCTCCTACCCCATCTAAACCTGTTATAGTATTTTGGATTACATCATAAATACAAACAGATTCCATAATAGATGTATAGGCAATTTTTTCCATAATAAACACCGGGTCTAAACAATGGATTAAAACCCTCTGTGGCGAACTGGCAAAGTTCGCTCCTGCCCCTAATAATGCCTCATAATGGGATTGACAAGCACCTGCAAAAATAATCAAATCATCTTTACTTGGCTCAAATTTTCTAGCAGCTTTAGTAGCTTCTACAAAGTATTTAGATGTTCGATAGTTATTTAAATTTAAAAAATCATTATTTTTTTTAGTTAAACCATCATGACCTGTAAGTACTAGTATATCGGGGTTATGTTTACTTAATAACTCTTCAACTACCTTTGGCTGCCTTTCTTCTGGTACATGATAAGGATAAACTGTTAATCCTAAATCTTTATATGCTTTTGTACAAATATCCAAGTATTCTTTATCTCCATCTAAATGAACTATAGTTCCTGGAACATCGTAATAGTCTTTTTCATATTTACCTGTATACTTTTTACTTCTTACTAAGTTTCTTTGGTATTCAATATTACTAATAGTACGCCTATAAATTAAATTTATCTTTTTTTTATACTCTAAAATTTCTTTTGGTGTTAATAATTTTAAATCGGAGAATTTGGCATCTGCTATTAACCGCATATCTATACCCTTAAGATGGGCAATTTTATTATCTAAATCTATATTAATGATTTCAAAACAAATATCATTTCCATAAGATTTTCGAGTAACTAAATCACCAACTTTAAAATCCATCTTATTTCCCCCCTTTTTTACTATAATATGTCTAAAAATTTTGTTGGTGACTTTAATCAACACTGGCATATACTTTAATAGACCTACTAAAAAGGGGTGATTATAATGCTTTTTGCTATAGTCCCTGCACAAAACGAAGAGGACAGAATTTCCACCGCTTTAAACCATCTACTCTTTGTTGGTGTAGATAAAGTTGTAGTTGTGGCCAATGGCTGTATAGATAGAACCGAGGAAATTGTAATAAAAAATTACCCCCAAGTACACCTTATAACCTTTAAACAGTCTTTAGGAATAGATATTCCAAAAGCTATAGGCTGTGCTTGGGCATTAAATCAAGGGGCTACTGATTTTCTATTTTATGATGGAGATCTTGTCGGTGAGATAACCTCTGAACTAACTTTACTAATTAATAACCATTTTGAAAATAATTATGACTTAACATTAACAAACTGTTACCCTATTCCTAACCTTATTCAAAATTTACCAAAAGAATTGGTTTTACCTAGATTTCACCTTAATGAGTTATTAGGTGTGTTAGATTTAATTGGTATTTCTACTCCATCCCACG includes these proteins:
- the yabG gene encoding sporulation peptidase YabG, with protein sequence MDFKVGDLVTRKSYGNDICFEIINIDLDNKIAHLKGIDMRLIADAKFSDLKLLTPKEILEYKKKINLIYRRTISNIEYQRNLVRSKKYTGKYEKDYYDVPGTIVHLDGDKEYLDICTKAYKDLGLTVYPYHVPEERQPKVVEELLSKHNPDILVLTGHDGLTKKNNDFLNLNNYRTSKYFVEATKAARKFEPSKDDLIIFAGACQSHYEALLGAGANFASSPQRVLIHCLDPVFIMEKIAYTSIMESVCIYDVIQNTITGLDGVGGVESRGKFRRGLPKSPYSI
- a CDS encoding glycosyltransferase, coding for MLFAIVPAQNEEDRISTALNHLLFVGVDKVVVVANGCIDRTEEIVIKNYPQVHLITFKQSLGIDIPKAIGCAWALNQGATDFLFYDGDLVGEITSELTLLINNHFENNYDLTLTNCYPIPNLIQNLPKELVLPRFHLNELLGVLDLIGISTPSHGPHIISKNLFKYIEIKDIATPPIILAKAVKYGAKIGIGANIPHYRLCSRLKNGNHAKLIFDTLAGDCAEAISIYLGLPRSRSLFGKEYIGYNSKRRFDILESYLKGLL
- a CDS encoding Veg family protein translates to MANKTTLATIKHDLEGYLGKKISLRANRGRKKTMERTGVLEQIYPSHFLVLVSEENYQRRLSFSYADILTETVELTVYSNDDKKIPFSVS
- a CDS encoding patatin-like phospholipase family protein — translated: MHIFRKLEYYVKRGDKYVGVSFSGGGQRGIAHIGVIKGFQRDNIPISAVSGSSVGAIMAAAVAKGKDYKDLIEVVNTLNQKDILDIRINIWSIIKGYFGLLLGNFSLENTNYWSLLKGERLTRIIKQIFGEENISNVKTPLAITAVDINTGLDTIFTNVPQAFRDFEGLVISEIPLYLAIRASISIPLVYRGVNYQEGYFIDGGLTNNIPVFLVRKIGCKKIISVEVTKRPPFDSKPLGIIDLGSRVITVAVDNSKYSVVPDIVIRPNIPTVHLGNFNKTKELIDLGYKAYLEIRENLL
- a CDS encoding DUF3794 and LysM peptidoglycan-binding domain-containing protein is translated as MTYYDGKKPKVEVIKELLKLDYVIGEDKKQFSVVRDFNLPRRVKRFLTPEVTIPADQIKTTVIEDKVIVEGVIVKQVYYVGEDDIVYSETLPPEKFTQFVHINGAYPGNHAQVKVRVEDVRFEIIPSKKYREEEEVVLQSGHHPGYKTKVKQTAILEIFVKVTETVQLEVVTDIIGAHITPYKELVKVQNVIGEGTVQTSVISDVEFPDPVKKIATVDSTFKDVTARVIEDKVIIEGILHKQIYYVEERKGIVKEKSIDEKFTQFIDIPGARPGMNVQIYPRVEFIDHIIDSNDRSIARQTAVIELFVKVTETVQIEVVVGATGVDVYKELFKVENVVGEGTEQLNITAEVKFPKPAKKIANIVASVNITEVKPIDNKVIIKGELDKQVFYVDEETNVLKELTLPSEPFTHFIHIEGVRPGMNVDVTPRVEYTKIDLYDNGLSGRQTAVLELFVKVTETGQIEVVTDVNIPDHDLCPPDASYIIYVVQPGDTLFKIAKRFGISLNDLINANKDTILDPNLIFPGQKIIIPCVPKPKG